In Streptococcus uberis, a single window of DNA contains:
- the phoU gene encoding phosphate signaling complex protein PhoU: protein MLRTKFEEELDKLHNQFYSMGTEVLAQLNKTVRAFVSHDRDLAKEVIEEDDLINEFETKLEKKSLEIIALQQPVSNDLRTVITVLKASSDIERIGDHASSIAKATIRMKGEERLPIVEEQINQMGKAVKRMVEDALNAYITADEAKAYEIAANDEIIDNYFRDIQALAVEEIRKTPDAVFAGKEYFQVLMYLERIGDYARNLCEWIVYLKTGKIIEL from the coding sequence ATGTTACGAACGAAATTTGAAGAAGAATTAGATAAACTACACAACCAATTTTATTCAATGGGAACAGAGGTTTTAGCCCAACTGAATAAGACAGTCCGTGCTTTTGTTAGCCATGATCGTGATTTAGCAAAAGAGGTTATCGAAGAAGATGATTTGATTAATGAGTTTGAAACAAAACTTGAAAAAAAATCATTAGAAATCATCGCCTTGCAACAACCTGTTTCAAACGATTTACGAACCGTGATAACTGTTTTAAAAGCATCCAGCGATATTGAAAGAATTGGAGACCACGCTTCCTCAATTGCTAAAGCAACCATCAGAATGAAGGGTGAAGAGCGTTTACCAATTGTTGAAGAACAAATTAATCAAATGGGCAAAGCCGTAAAAAGAATGGTTGAGGATGCTTTAAATGCATATATTACTGCGGATGAAGCCAAAGCCTATGAAATAGCAGCAAATGATGAAATTATTGATAATTATTTCAGAGATATTCAAGCTTTAGCAGTTGAAGAAATCAGAAAGACACCAGATGCTGTTTTTGCTGGTAAAGAATATTTTCAAGTTTTAATGTATTTAGAGCGCATTGGAGACTATGCAAGAAATTTATGTGAGTGGATTGTTTATCTCAAAACTGGAAAAATTATTGAATTATAA
- a CDS encoding M1 family metallopeptidase, which yields MNTVEYLIEKFVPENYNIFLDINRDTKTFSGNVAINGEALDHIVSFHQKDLSIQSILLDNEPVIFHEDHKSETVHVELPVTGLMTLVIEFSGKITDNMTGIYPSYYTVEGVSKEVISTQFESHFAREAFPCIDEPEAKATFDLSIKFDQKEDEIVLSNMPEINVELRKETGLWTFDTTPKMSSYLLAFALGELHGITAKSKNGTEVGIFATKAHPSTSLTFSLDIAVRIIDFYEDYFGVSYPIPQSYHVALPDFSAGAMENWGLITYREIYLLVDSNSTASSRQQVALVVAHELAHQWFGNLVTMKWWDDLWLNESFANMMEYVSVDAIEPSWNIFEDFQTGGAPLALKRDATDGVQSVHVAVNHPDEINTLFDPAIVYAKGSRLMHMLRRWLGDDAFAKGLKVYFERHQYGNTIGRDLWKALSDASGKNVGSFMDSWLEQPGYPLLTVKVENDQLIISQEQFFIGDHKKHDRFWSVPLNASWTGIPDVLTEKTMVIPNFNQLLSENNGPLLLNTENTAHYITDYQGQLWESLKSSVSELSEITKLQIIQERRLLAESGHIRYAELIQLVSLFDSEKSYLVTSAIQQIISGLERFIPENSEEEKNFKTLVSKVFSSDYHRLGFNKQEGESDEDEMIRQIVLNQLIAVDYSDAIGKANSLFKDYSNNLADIPAAIRRFVLVNQIKHFETDALVDQYFDLYINTTDNNIRLDLANALSKTQNMMTLKRIIASLKDKSIIKPQDLSMWYNVLLSQEFTQNPIWEWARHDWEWIQAALGGDMSFDKFVILPANHFKTEQRLSEYKAFFEPKLDDMAIRRNIKMGINEIKARVALIEKEKEAVLLTLQNL from the coding sequence ATGAATACTGTAGAATACTTGATTGAAAAGTTTGTTCCTGAAAATTATAATATCTTTTTGGATATTAATCGTGATACAAAGACATTTAGTGGCAATGTAGCCATTAATGGTGAAGCGCTTGATCACATCGTGTCCTTCCATCAAAAAGATCTCAGCATTCAATCAATTTTATTGGATAATGAACCTGTCATTTTTCATGAAGATCATAAATCAGAAACGGTTCATGTTGAACTACCTGTAACGGGACTAATGACACTTGTCATAGAGTTTTCAGGAAAAATCACAGATAATATGACTGGAATTTATCCTTCTTATTATACTGTTGAAGGTGTCTCAAAGGAAGTTATTTCAACACAATTTGAAAGTCACTTTGCAAGAGAAGCCTTTCCTTGTATTGATGAACCTGAAGCTAAAGCGACTTTTGACTTAAGTATCAAATTCGACCAAAAAGAGGATGAAATTGTCCTTTCAAATATGCCTGAAATAAATGTTGAATTGAGAAAAGAGACTGGACTTTGGACCTTTGATACAACTCCCAAAATGTCATCCTACTTGCTTGCATTTGCACTAGGTGAATTACATGGTATTACAGCAAAAAGTAAAAATGGAACAGAAGTTGGTATTTTTGCTACCAAAGCTCATCCAAGTACTTCTTTAACCTTTTCTCTTGATATAGCTGTAAGAATCATCGATTTCTATGAGGATTACTTTGGTGTCTCTTACCCAATTCCACAATCTTACCATGTGGCTCTACCTGACTTCTCAGCCGGTGCAATGGAAAATTGGGGATTAATTACCTACCGTGAAATTTATCTCTTAGTTGATAGCAATTCAACTGCCTCAAGCCGCCAACAAGTGGCCCTAGTCGTGGCACATGAATTAGCACATCAATGGTTTGGAAATTTAGTAACCATGAAATGGTGGGATGATTTATGGTTGAACGAAAGTTTTGCTAATATGATGGAGTATGTGTCAGTAGATGCTATTGAACCATCTTGGAATATTTTTGAAGATTTTCAAACAGGAGGAGCACCATTAGCTCTTAAAAGAGATGCAACAGATGGTGTTCAGTCTGTCCATGTTGCAGTAAACCACCCAGATGAAATCAATACGCTTTTTGATCCGGCTATTGTCTATGCTAAAGGCAGTCGCTTAATGCACATGTTGCGTCGTTGGTTAGGAGATGATGCTTTTGCCAAAGGACTTAAAGTGTATTTTGAAAGACATCAATACGGTAATACGATTGGCCGAGATCTATGGAAGGCTTTATCTGATGCCTCAGGAAAAAATGTAGGAAGTTTCATGGACTCATGGCTAGAACAGCCTGGTTATCCATTGCTTACCGTTAAGGTAGAAAATGATCAATTAATCATTAGTCAAGAGCAATTCTTTATTGGAGACCATAAAAAACACGATAGATTTTGGTCAGTCCCATTAAACGCGTCGTGGACTGGCATACCAGATGTTTTAACAGAAAAAACAATGGTCATTCCGAACTTTAATCAATTACTATCTGAAAATAATGGCCCACTATTACTTAATACTGAAAACACTGCCCATTATATTACCGATTATCAAGGACAACTTTGGGAGAGTCTTAAGAGTTCAGTTTCAGAGTTGAGTGAAATTACAAAGTTGCAAATCATTCAAGAACGAAGACTTTTGGCTGAAAGTGGTCATATTCGCTATGCTGAGTTAATTCAGTTGGTGTCACTTTTCGATAGTGAAAAATCTTACTTAGTAACTTCTGCTATACAGCAAATTATTAGTGGACTAGAACGTTTTATTCCAGAAAACTCTGAAGAAGAGAAAAACTTTAAAACACTTGTCTCGAAAGTATTTTCATCTGACTATCATAGATTGGGCTTTAATAAACAAGAGGGTGAAAGTGACGAAGATGAGATGATTAGACAAATTGTCTTAAATCAATTAATTGCAGTTGATTATAGTGATGCTATCGGTAAAGCAAATTCCCTATTCAAAGACTATTCTAATAACTTAGCAGACATTCCGGCAGCTATCAGGAGATTTGTCCTAGTTAACCAGATCAAACATTTTGAAACAGATGCTCTTGTTGATCAGTATTTCGACCTGTATATCAATACTACAGACAATAACATACGTTTGGATTTAGCAAATGCATTATCAAAAACTCAAAATATGATGACATTGAAGCGTATCATCGCAAGTCTAAAAGATAAAAGTATTATTAAACCACAGGATCTATCAATGTGGTATAATGTTTTATTATCTCAAGAATTCACGCAAAATCCTATTTGGGAATGGGCTCGCCATGACTGGGAATGGATTCAAGCTGCACTTGGTGGTGATATGAGTTTTGATAAATTTGTCATTTTACCAGCAAATCACTTCAAAACCGAACAACGGTTATCAGAATACAAAGCTTTCTTTGAACCTAAACTTGATGATATGGCAATCCGTCGAAATATTAAGATGGGCATAAACGAAATCAAAGCCCGCGTTGCTTTGATTGAAAAAGAAAAAGAAGCCGTACTTTTAACTCTTCAAAACCTCTAA
- a CDS encoding sensor histidine kinase, with translation MTKYKELLKSDNFNHFSHYFSVFTGIFAVMTFIILQIMKFGVYSSVDSSLLTVAKNSENYTNKTMERISSFYFDNQSGHFKASTEAFKIKNDNEPVANTDILLFSSNGIVINSFDALSNFQNFTLNKNELNTIQTQKLVNYYGHEEKFHTITVRVHSKNYPAIAYMMAVVNVEQSEKTNERYEKFIIIVMIVFWLISIIASIYLANWSSKPIIESYEKQKMFVENASHELRTPLAVLQNRLESLFRKPNESILDNSEAIASSLDEVRNMRILTTNLLNLARRDDGIKPDWEEIDAQFFNSIFENYSLIAEENGKSFQFDNQVHRKVKTDKALLKQLLTILFDNAIKYTDADGEIEIQVSTGDKHLYLTVLDNGPGINDIDKKKIFDRFYRVDKARTRSKGGFGLGLALAQQIVQSLKGSIVVKDNRPKGTIFEVKF, from the coding sequence ATGACTAAATATAAAGAATTACTTAAATCCGATAATTTCAATCACTTTTCCCATTATTTTTCTGTATTTACGGGCATTTTTGCGGTTATGACTTTCATTATCCTTCAGATTATGAAATTTGGTGTCTATTCATCTGTTGATAGTAGTTTATTGACAGTTGCCAAGAATTCAGAGAATTATACCAATAAGACCATGGAGAGGATTTCTTCCTTTTATTTTGATAACCAAAGTGGTCATTTTAAAGCTAGTACAGAAGCATTTAAAATAAAGAATGATAATGAGCCGGTTGCAAATACAGATATCTTACTCTTTAGTTCAAACGGTATTGTTATCAACAGTTTTGATGCGCTTTCCAATTTTCAAAATTTTACGCTGAATAAAAACGAATTAAATACGATTCAAACGCAAAAATTAGTCAATTACTATGGCCATGAAGAAAAATTTCATACCATTACAGTAAGGGTACATTCCAAAAACTACCCTGCAATCGCCTATATGATGGCCGTAGTAAATGTTGAACAGTCAGAAAAAACAAATGAACGATATGAGAAATTTATCATAATCGTTATGATTGTGTTCTGGCTCATTTCCATTATTGCTAGTATATATCTGGCAAATTGGAGTAGTAAGCCTATCATTGAGAGCTATGAAAAACAAAAAATGTTTGTTGAAAATGCCAGTCATGAATTAAGGACGCCTTTGGCCGTTTTACAGAATCGTTTAGAAAGTTTATTTCGAAAGCCAAATGAGAGTATTCTTGATAATAGCGAAGCCATTGCGTCAAGCTTAGATGAAGTCAGAAATATGAGAATACTAACCACTAATCTTCTTAATCTTGCGAGACGTGACGATGGTATAAAACCCGACTGGGAAGAAATTGATGCTCAATTCTTTAATAGTATTTTTGAAAATTATAGCCTTATTGCAGAAGAAAATGGCAAATCATTCCAGTTTGATAATCAAGTTCATAGAAAAGTAAAAACTGATAAAGCTCTACTCAAACAATTGTTAACGATTCTTTTTGACAATGCCATAAAATATACTGATGCTGACGGTGAGATTGAAATACAGGTTTCAACTGGGGATAAACATCTCTATCTTACTGTCTTAGATAATGGACCTGGCATTAATGATATTGACAAAAAGAAAATTTTTGACAGATTCTATAGAGTCGATAAAGCCAGAACAAGAAGTAAGGGTGGATTTGGATTAGGATTAGCCTTAGCTCAACAAATCGTTCAATCTTTAAAAGGAAGTATTGTCGTTAAGGATAATAGGCCTAAAGGGACAATTTTTGAAGTCAAATTTTAA
- a CDS encoding response regulator transcription factor — protein MIKLLLVEDDLSLSNSIFDFLDDFADVMQVFDGEEGLYEAESGVYDLILLDLMLPEKNGFQVLKELREKDIKTPVLIMTAKETIDDKGHGFELGADDYLTKPFYLEELKMRIQALLKRSGKFNNNLIRYGNIQVDTDRNMVTVNQENIELLGKEYELLIYFLQNQNVILPKSQIFDRIWGFDSDTTISVVEVYISKIRKKLKSTDFATNLQTLRSVGYILKSND, from the coding sequence ATGATAAAACTCTTATTGGTAGAGGATGATTTAAGCTTATCCAATTCCATCTTTGACTTTCTAGATGATTTTGCAGATGTCATGCAGGTCTTTGATGGTGAAGAAGGACTATACGAGGCAGAAAGTGGTGTCTATGATCTTATTTTATTGGATCTGATGTTACCAGAAAAAAATGGCTTTCAAGTATTGAAAGAATTAAGAGAAAAAGATATCAAAACACCGGTCTTAATCATGACCGCTAAGGAAACCATTGATGATAAAGGTCATGGTTTTGAACTAGGAGCGGATGATTATTTAACGAAACCTTTTTATTTAGAAGAGTTAAAAATGCGCATCCAAGCCTTGCTTAAAAGGTCTGGAAAGTTCAATAATAACCTTATTCGTTACGGGAACATTCAAGTTGATACAGACCGTAATATGGTTACTGTTAACCAAGAAAACATTGAATTATTAGGTAAAGAATATGAACTTCTGATTTATTTTCTACAAAATCAAAATGTCATTCTTCCTAAATCTCAAATTTTTGATCGAATTTGGGGATTTGATAGTGACACAACCATCTCAGTAGTAGAGGTTTACATTTCTAAAATTCGAAAAAAACTAAAATCTACTGATTTTGCCACTAATTTACAAACACTAAGAAGTGTTGGTTATATTTTGAAATCTAATGACTAA
- the coaA gene encoding type I pantothenate kinase gives MSNEFINFLKLNRESWKLLHQKSRPLLTEDELETITSLNDNIDIQDVTEVYLPLLNLIQIYKINQENLSFSKSLFLKKEAHNRPFIIGISGSVAVGKSTTSRLLQLLLARTFKSSKVEMVTTDGFLYPNSYLVDHDILNRKGFPESYNMELLLNFLDGIKNGLTKSIPVYSHEIYDIVPDHVQTIESPDFLIVEGINVFQNQQNNRLYMSDYFDFSIYIDADSKHIENWYIERFERILDLTKDDDSGFYSKYAEMPRPEAVQFAKEVWKTINLENLEKFIEPTRNRAEIILHKAKDHKIDEIYVKK, from the coding sequence ATGTCAAATGAATTTATCAATTTTTTAAAACTTAATCGTGAATCTTGGAAATTGTTACATCAAAAGTCACGACCCTTGTTAACAGAAGACGAATTGGAAACAATTACCAGTCTAAATGACAACATTGATATTCAGGATGTGACTGAGGTATACTTACCTTTATTGAATCTCATTCAGATTTACAAAATTAATCAAGAAAATTTATCCTTTTCCAAAAGCCTTTTTCTAAAAAAAGAAGCTCATAATAGACCTTTTATTATTGGAATATCTGGTTCAGTGGCAGTCGGTAAATCGACGACTAGTCGTCTCCTTCAACTACTTCTTGCTAGGACATTTAAATCAAGCAAAGTTGAAATGGTAACGACCGATGGATTTTTATACCCTAACAGCTATTTGGTTGATCATGATATTTTAAATCGTAAAGGTTTTCCAGAATCTTATAATATGGAATTATTGCTAAACTTTTTAGATGGTATCAAAAATGGCTTAACGAAATCCATACCCGTTTACTCACATGAAATTTATGATATTGTACCTGATCACGTTCAAACGATTGAGAGTCCAGACTTTTTAATTGTTGAAGGGATTAATGTTTTCCAAAATCAACAAAATAACCGACTATACATGAGCGATTACTTTGATTTTTCAATCTATATCGATGCAGATAGCAAACATATTGAAAACTGGTATATCGAACGATTCGAAAGAATCTTGGACTTGACTAAAGATGATGACTCTGGTTTTTATTCTAAATACGCTGAAATGCCACGTCCTGAAGCTGTTCAATTCGCTAAAGAAGTTTGGAAAACAATAAATCTAGAGAACTTAGAAAAATTTATCGAACCAACACGAAACCGTGCTGAGATTATTTTGCATAAAGCAAAAGATCATAAAATAGATGAAATTTACGTCAAAAAATGA
- the rpsT gene encoding 30S ribosomal protein S20 produces MKTLANIKSAIKRAELNVKANEKNSAQKSAMRTAIKAFEANPTEELFRAASSSIDKAESKGLIHANKASRDKARLAAKLG; encoded by the coding sequence GTGAAAACATTGGCAAATATTAAATCAGCTATCAAACGCGCTGAACTTAACGTTAAAGCAAACGAAAAAAACTCAGCACAAAAATCAGCTATGCGTACTGCTATCAAAGCATTTGAAGCAAACCCAACTGAAGAGCTTTTCCGCGCTGCTTCTTCAAGCATCGACAAAGCTGAATCAAAAGGTTTGATTCACGCTAACAAAGCTAGCCGCGATAAAGCACGTCTTGCTGCAAAACTTGGCTAA